Sequence from the Lysobacter capsici genome:
TGCAGCATCGGCGTGGCCAGCAGTTTGTCGATCAGCACCCGCGCCAGACGCCGGTCGCCCGGCGTTTGCGGGATCTCGATGCCGCGATCGAACAAGTCCTCGACCCCGGCAATGAACAAGGCATGCAACCGCACGATGCCCGGCGCCTTGGGCAGCTGCGGCGTGTAGCGCTCGGCGATATTGATCAGCCGGCATTTCACTTCGCGCCGGTTGTGCGAGGTGTGGTCCATCCGCGGCGGAATCCACACCGCATACCCCGGCGGCGCGAAGAACGGCTGGCCTTCGACCACGAACGCCATGCTGCCGGATTCGACGAACGCCAGCTGGCCCCAGGGATGCTGGTGCAAGGCGCTCTCGGTATCGACCGCCAGCGCTTCGTAGCGCAGCAGCAGCGGGCCCGGCAAGGAGCGATAGGGATAGTGGAACTGGCGACTGCGGCGCATCTTGTCCGGGGCCCGTCATGGCCTGTCTGGTTATCGGCATCTGTCGATTACCCGACATTCTAGAATGAGCAGCCCCACGTTGTAACGGCTGCTCCAGCCAGGACGTCCCCCATGCACCTGCTCCTGCCGATCCTGGCCACGCTGATCTGGGCCGGCAATACGATCGTCAGCAAACTCTCGGCCGGCGCGATCGACCCGGCGGCGATTTCGTTCTACCGCTGGCTGGTCGCGCTGCTCGCGTTGACCCCGTTCCTGCTGCCGCGGGTCTGGAAACTGCGCGCCCAGGTGCGTCCGTACTGGCGCAAGCTGGTGGTGCTGTCGGCGCTGGGCATGGTGATGTACCAGTCGCTGGCCTATTTCGCCGCGCACAGCGTCAGCGCGATGTCGATGGGCTTGATCGTCGCGGCGATTCCGCCGATGACGATGCTGATCGGCATGGTCGTGCTCAAGACCCGGCCCTCGCCGGGCATGCTGATCGGCGCGCTGATCTCGTTCGCCGGCCTGAGCTGGCTGCTCAGCGGCGGCCATCCGGCGCGACTGCTGCAACAAGGCCTGGGCCGCGGCGAGTTGATGATGCTGCTGGCGGCGTTCTCGTATGCCTTGTACGGCGTGCTGGTCAAGCGCTGGGCGTTGCCGATTCCCAACGGCGAATCGCTGTACCTGCAGATCGCCTGCGGCACCGCGCTGTTGCTGCCGGGTTTCCTGCTGGCGCCGTCGGTGGCGCTGACCGCGCACAACCTGCCGCTGGTGCTGTACGCCGGCCTGCTCGCCTCGACCCTGGCGCCGTGGTTCTGGATGCACGGGCTGCTGCGCCTGGGCGCGGACAAGACCGCGGTGCTGATGAACCTCACGCCGGTGTTCACCGCGGTGTTGGCGGTGCTGTTGCTCGGCGAACCCTTGCAGGCTTATCACTGGATCGGCGGCGTGCTGACGCTGCTGGGTGTGACGGTGGCGCAGGTGTTGCGGCAAAAGCCGGCGGTGGCGTTGCGTTCGCGGGAATGCGCCGGCTGAGCGGATTGGAGCGGTCAGTGGGATGAGCCCTTGGTCTGGTGGTGGCCCGTCGCGGTTGGCGTGATGGCGCGGTGGCGACGAAAGGCTCGCCGTGGCCGCGGTGTCGCGGTCGCGGCTTGCGCCGCTCCTACAGGGAGGGTGGCGTTGTAGCGCTGCTGCTCGGGGATTGGGTCGGGAGCCGCGAATCGTCGCGGCCGCGAATCCCGGGTTACGACGAAAGTGGCAAGACGGCGGCACGATCGATGACGATTGTCAGGCGGCGACGGCACCGCCCTCGCCAATGTGAGCCGCGTCAAGTTCGGCGTCTGCGCGCGCTGCTAGGGTCGTGGCATGTCGACGCCACCCGACTGCAATCGTCCATCACCGCGACACCCGCAGCGTCTGCCGCGAACCGCGGTCGGCGTCGCGTCGGCGTGGGTCGACGCCGGCCGGGATGGCGCTGATGAGCATCGCCCGGCCCCGGCACGGCGACACCTATTTCCGGATCGCGCGCCGCGTCCGCTGGACGCGACTCTTGCGTGCGCTTCGACGAAATCTTCCTCGGCCCGGATGCCCCGGACCGTCCCTAGTTTCGCTATTGCTGCGGCCGATCCCCCTCTGCCGCCAGCGTCTGCCGGCCGCGGGGGGTGGCCCCCGGCCGGCTTTTTTTATTCCGCGCCGCTCGCAACGGCCTGATCGGACCGACTTGCTCGCACCGACTTGATCGGACCGATGCGATCGCGCTGGCCCGACTGGACCGACCCGATGTCCATGACGGCATCGCGATCCGCCACTCCCGCGACCGGCCCACCCTCGCCGCCGCGACCCACGCAAAACGGCACCGGCACCGGCCATCGCCGCGATCCAGTCCACGCACCGAACCGCCTCGCACAAAATTTCATCGATAGAACCACACGAATGGCGACAGGTTTGTTAGTTTGCGTGAGGCAAAACCCGCCTGCCTGACGCCGTGATGGGGTACGACGTTGCCGGCGGCCTGCCGCCTGTCACGCCGACTCGCTGCATCGGTCGACGCGGATGACGGGGGATGCATGACGGCTCATGCTCGCCGGCCCCGAACGCGAACGACCTTTCTCTAACGCGAGTGTGCATTGCGATGCCCCAACGCATCGACCGGATCAAGAACCTGGCGGCGGTATCGCAGTTCCGCATCGGCGCGCTGCTGGTGCAGCCCGACCGCCTGGCGATCGTGCGCGACGGCGTCACCACCGCGCTGGAACCGCGGATGATGGAAGTGCTGATCGCGCTGGCCGAACGCGCCGGCGAAGTCGTCAGCGCCGAGCAGTTGCTGATCGAAATCTGGCGCGGCACCTTCTACGGCGACAACCCGGTCCACAAGACCATCGCTCAGCTGCGCCGGCGCCTGGGCGACAGCAGCCGCGAACCGGACTACATCGAAACCATCCGCAAGCGCGGCTACCGGCTGGTCGCGCGGGTGACCTTTCCCGACGACTACCGCAGCGGCCTGCCGCGCGCGGCGGCGTGGACTCAGGGCAGCCCGTATGTCGGCCTGCGTTCGTTCGACCAGGCCCATGCCGGCGTGTTCTTCGGCCGCAGCCGCGCCACCGCCGAACTGCTGGCGACTCTGCGCGAACAACTCGACAGCCAGCGCCGCTTCGTCCTGGTGTCGGGCGCCAGCGGCTGCGGCAAGACTTCGCTGCTGCGCGCGGCGGTGATGCCGCTGCTGCAGCAGGACGGCGGCTTCGACGGACTGCACGCGCTGACCAGCGCCTACTTCGACCTGGGCGCCTGCCGCGGCGGCGACCTGCTCGCGCGGCTCGCCCAGACCTTGTGCGACTGGTCGCTGGACGGCCGCCCGCTGTACCTGCCCGGCGAGGCCGAGGTTCTTGCCAGGCAACTGCGCGATACCCCGAGCGCGGTGCATGCGCGCATCGACGACGCGTTCGCGCGCCGCACCGCGCATCTGGCCGAACGCGCGCATCTGCTGCTGGTGGTCGATCACGCCGAGGCCGCGGTCGCCGCGCCCGGCATCGACGCGCGCGACCGCGCCGAGTTCGGCGCCGCGCTGACCGCGCTGTGCGCATCGCCGCGGGTGGCGGTGATCGCGATCACCCGCAGCGACTTCTACCCGCGCCTGATCGAAAGCGTGCCGGGTCTGGCCGAACTCAAGGCCGGCGACGGTCACATCGACTTGCTCACTCCGCGCGAAGGCGAGATCGGCCAGATCATCCGCGCGCCCGCCGCGCTGGCCGGGCTGAGTTTCGGCGAAGACCCGGAAAGCTCGCTGCGCCTGGACGACCTGCTGCGCGACGCCGCCGCCCAGCATCCCGATTCGTTGCCGCTGCTGCAGCACACCCTGCAGGCGCTGTACGAACGCCAGGACGAAGGCGGCGTGCTCAGCGTCAGCACCTATCGCGAACTCGGCGGCCTGGAAGGCGCGCTCGCGCATCGCGCCGAACAGGTCTTTGCGGCGCTGCCGGCGAACGCGCAGGCCAGCCTGGAACGGGTGCTCGCGGCGCTGATCGTGCTGCGTCCCGACAGCGACGCGGTCACCGGCCGGCGCGTGCTGTGGTCGACCCTGGACGATGCGGCCGCGCGCGAACTGGCCGAGAGTTTCGTGCGCGCACGCTTGTTCGTCGGCGAACTCAGCGGCGGCGAACCGGGCTTCGGCGTCGCCCACGAAGCGCTGCTGCGGCAATGGCCGCGCGCGCGCGAATGGGCCAACGAAAACCGGCAACTGCTGCAGGCGCGCGAACGTCTGCAACGCGCGACCCGGCGCTGGGCATTGGAAGGCCGCCGCGCCGATCATCTGCTCAACCCCGGCCGTCCGCTGGCCGAAGCGCGCGAGGCCGCGCGCCGCCTGCCCGACGATCTGGGCGAAGACGACCGCCAATTCCTGCAAGCCTCCGAACGCCAGCAACGGCGCAAGCAATGGTTGCGCGTCAGCGCGATCGCCAGCTTGTGCGTGCTGACCCTCGCCGCGACCGGCCTGGGCCTGCAGGCCTGGCAGGCGCGGCGCGAGGCCGAGCAACGCCGCGATCAGGCCCAGCAACTGGTCGGCTTCATGCTCGGCGATCTGGCCGAGCAACTGCGTCCGATCGGCAATCTGAAACTGCTCGACAGCGTCGGCAGCCAGGCCCTGACCTATCTGGAGCGCATGCCCGAAACGCAGATGCAGCCGCGCGAACTGGTCAGCCACGCGCGCGCGTTGCGCACGGTCGGCGAAGTGCTGATGAACCAGGCCCGCTTCGACGAAGCGCACGCCGCGTTCGAACGCGCCGACGACGCGGCGCGGCGCGCGCTGGCCGGCGCGCCCGATTCGCTCGATGCCCTGGCCGAGACCGGGACCACCGCGTACTGGCTGGGTTACTACGCGTATCAACAGAATCAGTACGACCCGGCGGAAAAATACTGGCAGGCGTATCTGCACGCCAGCGAAGGCCTGGTCGCGCGCGCGCCGAAGGATCCGCGCTGGCAGCTGGAGCTGTCGTACGCGCTCAATAATCTGGGCACCCTGGCCTTCGTGCGCCTGCGCAGCGACGAAGCGGCCGAACTGTTCGCGCGCTCGGTCGCGATCAAGCGCGCCCTGCTCGCGGCCAAACCGGCCGACAAACCGCTGCGCTACGAACTGGTCGACAGCCTGTCGTGGCTGAGCAGCGCGCAGGACGCGCGCGGCCAGTTGGCCGACGCCGCCAAGGGCTACGCCGCGCAAACCGCGATGCTGCGCGAACTGGTCGACAGCGAACCCGAGGCCGACGCCTGGCGGCGCAAGCTCGCGACCTCGCTGCTGCGCAGTTCGGTGCTCGCGCTCGACCGCGGCCTGGCCGACGACGCCGAAAACGAAATCGCCGAAGCGATCCGCCTGCTCGGCGCGCTGGTCGAACAGCAGCCCGACAATCGCGACTGGCGCCGCAACCTCGGCCATGCCTACGCGCATGCCGGCTGGGTCGCGCACCTGCGCGGCGTGCCCGCGCTGGCCGACGAGCGCCTACGCCGCGCGCAGCAGGTGCTGGCGCCGCTGTTGCAGCAGACCGAACCGTTGCCGGACTGGCGCGTGCTCGACCTGCTGGTGCGGCTGCGCATGGATCAGATCGCCGCATCGCCGCCGCAGGCCGCGATCGACCGCCTGGTCGCCGACCTCGACGCGCTGCACCGGCAAACCCCGGACGACCCGCCGATCCTGTCGATGCTCGCGCGCAGCCTGGTCTGGCGCGGCGAGCGCTACCAGCGCGCCGGCAACGACGCGCGCGCGCGCGACGACTGGAACCGGGTGCGCGACCTGCTCGCCAAGCGCGTGGCCGACAGCCGCGACCGCAACCTGCTCGAAGCCTGGGTGCGCACCCAGGTGCACCTCGGCGCGCGCGCGCAAGCCTCCACCCAGATCGCCTGGCTGCAACGCGCCGGCTACCGCCATCCCGGCTTCGTCGCGTTTTACGAATGATTCCACGACGCGTTCGACGAAGCCGCTCCGCAGCAACCATACGCACTAGGAAACCGCTCATGGCCAGCAAGAAAGACAGCAAGAAATCCGCCGCCGCGCCGGAAAAGCAGAAGAAGTCGAGCAAGAAGGGCGATCCGGCGCCGATCGACATCGAACTGACCGTCGCCTACGTCGGCTTCGGCGGCAACGCCGGACTCGGCCAGTACTTCTACAGCTTCGCGCCGGACGTGGTCACGGTGCAGGGCGCCGGCCCGGTGGTGATCACCTACAAGTTCGAGGCGCAGGTACCGCAGCGCTTCCAGATCATCAGCGTGCTCAACTCCGACGCCTTCAAGCAGATCCACAAGGTCCGCGTGGCCGAGGACGGCCGCAGCGTGAGCATGCACAACCGCAACACCGTGCAGACCCTGATCTTCTTCACCGTGCTGGTGCGCGATGAGGAGAGCAACGATCTGCGGGTGATCTCCTGCGATCCGCAGGTCGGCAACGATCCGCGCACGGTGCCGCCGGGCATCATCAAGAAGCGCGGCTGATCCCAGGCGAATGCCGATGGCGCAGACGGCCCGTGACCGTCTGCGCCCTTGTCTCGTGCGGAGAGGGTTTTGAACTAGCGCCGCGGCGGTCGACCGAGCTGCACAAGCTCGCGCAACGATACGCAGCGCGGCAACACGGCAACCGCCGGCACTATCTCGCCGGCATACCGACCCGGCCGCGACAAGACAACGACGAAGACCGGGCGCATCCGCATCGACGCCGGCACGGGCCTCGACACGGATACGCACCCGGGGCCACCCGTGGCCCCGAACACGGACGCGCAACGCGTCCGCTCGGGCGAGCCAACGCTTACTTCTTGATCGTGCAGAACGCGCCGAAGCTGTCGCCGGTGTAATAGCGCTGGGTGATCGGCCGGCCCTTGGCGCTCTCCTGGACCAGATAGACCAGCCCCTGCGGCGAACCCAGCAGGGCCGGCGCGGCGCGCCAGTACTTCGGGCCGATCGGGCCGAGCGGCGGCAGCAGGCCCTTGTCGTTCTCGTAGACCCGCGCGTTCAATTTCAGCTTCTCGCAGGCGACGGTCGGGTTTTCGGTCCGCGCGCAGCTGTCGAACGACTGGATCATCTTGGCCACGTCCTTGGGCAGCGACTTGCAGGCCGGCGGCGCGGCCGCCAGGGCCGGCGAGGCGGCGAGGACCAGCACGGCGGACAGCGACCACTTCACGAGCTTGACGTTCATGACGTTCTCCTGGGTTGTGCATTCGACGCGACCGCACCGGGCGTCCCGATGCACCTGCCTCGCGCTGCGGCGATCGCCGCAGGCCGACCCTGCGCGCCCCGCCGCCCGCCCCGCCTTACCGCAACCTGACGGTCGCCGCCCGCCGCGACCGGGCCCGATCGCGCCCGCCGCCGGCGGTGATCGCGGGTAGTGAATCGGTGAGCCGCGCGCGCAATCGGCGCCCCGCGCAGGCCCGAACCGGCCCTCGCGAACCTGACGAGGCCGATACCAACTCATTGACTGCAAAAGGAAAACCGCTCCGTAAGGTTGCCGTAAGGCAGGCCCGCGGGACGACGGCCAACCTGCGCGGCATCCGGACCGCGGGTGCCACGGCCGGACACCGACACGCCGGCCGGCGCGCGGGGCCCGGGCACCACGCGCCGATCCGGCGATGCAGTCAGGAGTGCCGTCATGTCCGATTCCGAGTATCCCTACCCCTGCGCCAGCGACACCGACGATTCGCAGGACGACGTGGGTCCGCTCTCGCAATTCCGCCATGGCGCGCAGGACCGGCGCCTGCTCGAAGTCGCCCGCCTCGACGCCGGCATCGCCGCCAACAGCGACTTCGACGACAAGCCCTGGGGCCTGCTGTACCGCGCCCTGATCGATTCGATCGGCCTGTCGCCCGACGACTTCCAGCTGATGTACCCGTCGGTGCCGTGGGACTGGCCGCGCACCCAGGCCGGCTTCATCGCCGCGGCCCAGTACGACTTCTGCTCGACCGCGCCGCAATGGAGCGCGATCGGCGCCTACGTGTCCAGCGGCGACGCCGTGCACCAGGCCTACCAGCAATTCCTCAACGTGATCCCGGCCCAGACCGAGTACCGCAGCCTGCGCCAGCACCTGCACGACGCCGACGACGCGCTGGTGGTGGCGACCAATCACTACACCCTGGCCACGACCTCGGCCGCCTCGGCCTACGCCAATCAGGTCGACGATAACCGTCCCAGCTTCACCGAATGGCTCGGCAGCCGCGGCGGCGCCGGCTATCAGACCCGCATCGTCGCCGCCGAAGTGGCGATGAATCAGGCCCAGAGCCATTACGCCGCGCTGGTCGCGCAATGCGAATCGGCCGAACTCGGCCAGGCCCAGCTGCGCTGCAGCAGCGAACAACATCAGGTCCGCTTCGCCGACCTCAACCTGATCAAGCTGCCGAAGGTCCACGACTGGCAGGTCGAACAGCAAGCGGCGGACTGGGTCGCGAAGGTCCAGGCCGGCAACGGCCCCAGCGGCGTCACCCTGGGTTTCAGCAATCGCGAAGCGCCCTACGACTTCGGCCAGACCTGGGCCGGCCGCCGCAGCCGCATCCGCCAGTTGTTCTGGCAGGTGCGCATCAACGGCCGCTGGGAGCGCATCGACGAATTCGAATTCGACAACAAGCTCGAACTGTCGCTGGACTTCCAGGCGGTCGACCGCATCGGCATCCGCCCGGGCGGCTGGTACGACGGGCAATTCGCCCGCGGCATGATCGACGGCCCCTTCATCCACGGCTACAGCCCGTTCGGCGGCGACACCGTGGAAACGCGCGGCCAGCCGGTGTTCGGCGAAAAGGGCTTCTTCGGCCTGATCAAGAACGGCATGTGCGTGGGCTACAAGCCCTCGTTCGCGATCCGCACCACCACCTCGACCTTCCGCCGTTTCGCCGACCCGTTCCGCGCCGCCACCGGGCTGCGGATCGGGCCGTTCACCTTCGAAGCCGAAGGCGGCAGCCTCGCCGCCGGCTGGAAGGCCGACCCGGCGACCCAGACCTTCACCGGCACCACCAGCAGCGAGCGCGCTTTGATCATCGGCGCGACCGTGTCGGAATTGCCGAACGGGCCGGTGTAAACCGAAGCCCGGGTGGTGCGTTCGGAAAGGAGTCGAAGTTCCGTACCTCGTTCCAGCGGTCCGGCCGATGCGCGTCAGTGGGGACCTCCACGCGCATCGGCCGGAGTTCGCTCGACAGCGCAAGTCGGGCCGGGCGCGGCTGACGCCAGCTTCGTCTCAAGCGGAGTTGGCGCAGGCGGACGTGGCTCGGGGCTGCTCCGCTTGGGCGGCTAACGTCCGATCAGCAGCGCGCTCAGCTCAAGCGCGCTCGACAAAGCGCGAGCAGTGAAAGCAGGCCCGGCCAAAGTCGGCTCGACCGACGCACTCTCAATTCAAGCGCATCACGCCGTCGCAATAGCGGCCCAGGCAATCGCCGCGCGCGATGTCGAGCACCAGCGAATTGCCGGGGTCGCCGCTGGGCCGCGCGACCCGGTCGGGCACCACGAACACCGCCGGGCTCGCCTCGGCCATGCCCTTGGGCCACTTGAAACTGCTGACCACACGGTAACGCGGCAAGCCCGCCAGCCTCAGCTCGGCATCGGGCGCGAAACTCGCCGCCTGCGCGCGCGCCGAATCGGTCCACGCCTGCAGGTCGGCCGCGCCGGCGACTTTCAACAGGCCGATGCGCCACGCCGATTCGATCCGGTCGACCGCGCTGGCGCGCGAAGCGACGCGCTTCGCATCGGCCTTCTTCGCCGCCGCCGCGGCCGTGCGGATGGTCCGCCCGACGGCCGCCGGCACCGGCAACCGCGCGACCTGCTGGATATCGCCCGGCACCGACAGATTGCGCAGGTCCATCGCCGCCGCGCGAGCGCGCGCTTGCAACACTTCGAAGCGGGACCGCCCCGCCGCGCCGGCCGCATCGCCGACCGCGTCGATGGTCGCGGGCACGGCCCTGGCACCGCCCGCGCCGAATTGCTGGTCGGCCTCGATGGTCAACGCGCCCAGGGCCAGATCCGGATCGTCGTACAGCCAGCTCCAGGCCAGTCCGCGCCAGGCACCGTCGAACGACGGATTCATGCGCAAGGCATCGACGAACATCGCCCGTGCCGCGGTACTGGCCTCGCGCAGACGGTCGACCTGCGCCGGATCGCCGTCGGCATCGCCCTGGACCTGGCGCATGTAGGCGCGCAGGCGCCATGCGCCGAGCTCGCGCGCGGCCATCGCCGAATTCGGATCGGCGCTGCGCGCGGCCTGCAGATAATTTTCGGCCGGAACCTTTTCGCCCACCGGCCGCATCGCGACGGCCGCTTCGGCGCTGCGCCGGTAACGCTGCATCGCGGTTTCGTAGCGCGCGCCGTCGGCGTCGGCCGGCGCGCGCTCCTTGCGCAGCTCGCCGAGCATCGCCAGTTGCTGGCGAAAGAACGGATCGCCGCCGGCCGCGCTGCGCGCCGCGCCGTACACCAGGCGCTCGGCCAGCGCGTCGTAGTCGGCCGGCCGCAGCGGCGGTGGCGGCGGGCCCCACTTCGCCGGCGCGGTCTTCGGCGCGTCCGGCGCGCGGCTCGCGCGCGATGGCGACGGCGCGGCTTGCGCGCGGCCGGGCGCGGCGCGTTCGGCGCGCGGCGACGGCGAGCCGCGCGACGCCGGATAGGTCGCCGCCAGATACACCGCCAGAATGGTCGCGGCGATCACCGCGCGCTTGGTCAGATCGTCGTCGCCGTCCTCGCGCGCGCGCCACAGCACCGCGATCGTGCAGACCGCGCCGCCGACGGCCAGCGCGCCGCGGAACCAGCGTTCGCTCGGGCTGTGCCGCGAGGACGAGACCAGATAGCCGATGAAATCCATCAGCCACATCGGCATCGACATCAGCCAACCGGTCAGCGGCGCCAGGAAGATCACCACGAAGAACAGCAGCACCACCACCTTGACCAAGGCGAAGCGGGTCGGCGGCGAACGCAGCGGATGCCAGCGCGGAGGGCGGCCCTGCCAGCTCATCGGTTCTTGATCATCCGCGGCAGCACCACCAGGAACAGGTAGCAGAACACCACGAAGCCGATGCCCATCAGGGTCAGCAGGATCTGGTTCATCCAGCTGTCCAGCGGCGAGGTCGCCGCGCCGCGCAGGCTGGCGTAATAGCCCTGCAGCAGATACGACAGCGCGGCGAAGACCAGCGGCACCACCAGGATCATCGCCGCGCGCGCGGTCGCGACCAACCGGGAGGTTTGAAGTCGGTAGCCCCGCGTGGTCGAAGCCGACGACGGCATTTGCTGCTGCAGCAACGAAGGCGGCATCGATGAAGGCAGCGGCGGCCGCGCGCCGAAACGACGCGGCGCGGGTTGCGGGCGCGGCCGCGGTTGCGGCGTCGCCACCGGCGTGCGCATCACCGCGGCCCAGCCGCGCGGCAGATCCTGCGGTTGAGTGGCCGGACGCGGCTTGGCCTTGCGCGCGGTCTTGCTGAGCAGGTCCAGGCGGATGCACGAGGCGCAGGGCTGACCGGCGTAATGCTGATGCTCGCGATTGCGCCCGCACACCACGAGCCGCCCGCTCGACGGCTGCGCATACGCGCGCAAGGCATCGCGCCATTCCGACGACGGCGGCCGCGCAGACGGCGTGTCGCCGAACGCGCGATCGAACAGGCCGCGCAGTTCCCGCGGCATGCTCGCGTGCGCGCTGACCGGACTGGGCGCCATGATCCGGTTCGCTCGCAGCCCGTAGGCGTAGCAGCGTTCGCGGATGCGTCCGGGGATATCGGTCGGCACCCGATCCGACGACGGCTTGCCGCTGTAGGGATGGATGCCGAAGTTCAGCAACTGGAAGATCACCACCGCCAGAGCGAAGCGGTCCTGGGTTTCCTCGCCGGCTTCGTCGAGCTTGTGCGCCTGATACTCCGGCGCCAGGTAATCGGGCGTGTACTGCGGCGCCGAATAGCGCCGGCCGCGGCCCTGGATGCTGAAACCGTCGCAGTCGAGCAGCGCGATGTACAACGACGCGCGATAAAAACGCAGGTTGACCGGCTTGAGATCGACCACGCAGTGATGCTGCTGATGCAGCGCCGCGAGCACCGCGGCGAGATTGGCCGCGAGGGTGATCTTGTGGCCCAGCCCGACCGGCAAGCCGGCCGCGCGCGCCTGGCGTTCCTGCAGCACCTGTTCGAGTTCGGAGGTGGAATCCACGTCCAGCGCCGGCATGGTGAAGCCGGCGAACTTGCCGCGCTCGTCGCGCACCACCGCATCGGGCCAGGCGATCTGTACGTAGCGCTTGCCGCCTTCGATCTGGTCGGGCAAATGCGGACGCAGGTCGAGCATGGCTTCGATGCGATCGGTGTAGCTCGGCGGATCGACCCGCGCGTGGTAGATCTTCGCCACCGCGTTGGCATCGTCCGGCAGCAGGTAGACGCTGCCGGCGCCGCCGCTCTTGATCAGCTTGCCCAGGCGCGAACGGCGCGAGCCAATCAGGATGGTCTGGCCGCTGACCAAGCTCATGAGCGCGGGCCCGTGTGTTGCGGGTGGGTTCGCTGCGCATGCGACTGCCACGCGGCCATCGCGATATCGACCGCGACGGCATCGACCCCAGCCGCGCCGCTGACGACCTGGGAACGCATGGCGTCGGGGCTCATGGCAACGTGCTCATGACGTCGGACTCAGCCCCGCAACGCGATCAGCAGGGTCTTGTCGTCGGAGGTGATGCCGTGCGTGCGCGGGTCGTCGAGCGTGCCCAGCAGCGCGCGGCTGCCGTCGTCTTCGCCGACCGAGGCCAGATAGCGCGCGACCGGTTCGATGAAGGGCTTGAACAGGCCGGTATTGCCCTTGTCCATCGCGAACGGCATCGCGCCGTCGGACATCAGCGCCAGCCGCGCGGTCGGCGCGGTCACCGCGAGCACGCGCAGGTGCTGGCGCCAGGCGTCGCCGGTGACGAAATAGGTTTCGTTGGAGTACTCGCCGTTTTCCGGCGCCGACACCACGCCCGGCGCGTCCGCCGACTCCGCTTCGGCCACGCCGATGCCGTCGCCGATATGGAAGAACCAGCCGCGCTGCGCGTCGCCGGCGAAACCGACCAGGGTCGCGGCATAACTCGACAGCGAAGCCTTGTCCGCGTCGGCGAGCTCGATCAGGGCCGCGCGCGCGGTCTGAATCGCTTCGCTCGCGCTCGCCTCGAACGCGTCTTCATCGTCCAGCACGGCGCAATCGCCGCGCAGCCGTTCGCCGAGCACGCGCGTGACCGTATCGGCGACCACGCGCGAGCCTTGATCGCTGCGCGACGCCGAGCCGGCGCCGTCGCACACCACCGCGACCAGACGCTCGCCGTCCGCCTCGAACGCGAACGCGTCCTGGCAGGGAATGCCTTTACCGACGTGCGAGGTTCCGGTCGCCGATGCGGCGTAAATGCGCCAAGCCATGGCCTGCGCCCCGCCGCTCAGGTCGGCACCGAGGACCAGGTGTCGGTCGACGGCAGTTGCGCCTGTCCGCCCGGACGCGACTGCGACACCACCTGCATGCTCGCGCTGAGCCACAGGAACAATTCGCGGAAC
This genomic interval carries:
- a CDS encoding winged helix-turn-helix domain-containing protein, whose product is MPQRIDRIKNLAAVSQFRIGALLVQPDRLAIVRDGVTTALEPRMMEVLIALAERAGEVVSAEQLLIEIWRGTFYGDNPVHKTIAQLRRRLGDSSREPDYIETIRKRGYRLVARVTFPDDYRSGLPRAAAWTQGSPYVGLRSFDQAHAGVFFGRSRATAELLATLREQLDSQRRFVLVSGASGCGKTSLLRAAVMPLLQQDGGFDGLHALTSAYFDLGACRGGDLLARLAQTLCDWSLDGRPLYLPGEAEVLARQLRDTPSAVHARIDDAFARRTAHLAERAHLLLVVDHAEAAVAAPGIDARDRAEFGAALTALCASPRVAVIAITRSDFYPRLIESVPGLAELKAGDGHIDLLTPREGEIGQIIRAPAALAGLSFGEDPESSLRLDDLLRDAAAQHPDSLPLLQHTLQALYERQDEGGVLSVSTYRELGGLEGALAHRAEQVFAALPANAQASLERVLAALIVLRPDSDAVTGRRVLWSTLDDAAARELAESFVRARLFVGELSGGEPGFGVAHEALLRQWPRAREWANENRQLLQARERLQRATRRWALEGRRADHLLNPGRPLAEAREAARRLPDDLGEDDRQFLQASERQQRRKQWLRVSAIASLCVLTLAATGLGLQAWQARREAEQRRDQAQQLVGFMLGDLAEQLRPIGNLKLLDSVGSQALTYLERMPETQMQPRELVSHARALRTVGEVLMNQARFDEAHAAFERADDAARRALAGAPDSLDALAETGTTAYWLGYYAYQQNQYDPAEKYWQAYLHASEGLVARAPKDPRWQLELSYALNNLGTLAFVRLRSDEAAELFARSVAIKRALLAAKPADKPLRYELVDSLSWLSSAQDARGQLADAAKGYAAQTAMLRELVDSEPEADAWRRKLATSLLRSSVLALDRGLADDAENEIAEAIRLLGALVEQQPDNRDWRRNLGHAYAHAGWVAHLRGVPALADERLRRAQQVLAPLLQQTEPLPDWRVLDLLVRLRMDQIAASPPQAAIDRLVADLDALHRQTPDDPPILSMLARSLVWRGERYQRAGNDARARDDWNRVRDLLAKRVADSRDRNLLEAWVRTQVHLGARAQASTQIAWLQRAGYRHPGFVAFYE
- a CDS encoding helix-turn-helix domain-containing protein, with the protein product MRRSRQFHYPYRSLPGPLLLRYEALAVDTESALHQHPWGQLAFVESGSMAFVVEGQPFFAPPGYAVWIPPRMDHTSHNRREVKCRLINIAERYTPQLPKAPGIVRLHALFIAGVEDLFDRGIEIPQTPGDRRLARVLIDKLLATPMLQRFVPQSEDRLLAPILDALQHAPGDNTTLEQWAQRVHTTERTLSRRCRDELGMSFSQWRQRLRFQQSIPLLEQGRSVQQVAAQMGYASVSAFIAMFQQFSGTTPQKFRK
- a CDS encoding DMT family transporter — translated: MHLLLPILATLIWAGNTIVSKLSAGAIDPAAISFYRWLVALLALTPFLLPRVWKLRAQVRPYWRKLVVLSALGMVMYQSLAYFAAHSVSAMSMGLIVAAIPPMTMLIGMVVLKTRPSPGMLIGALISFAGLSWLLSGGHPARLLQQGLGRGELMMLLAAFSYALYGVLVKRWALPIPNGESLYLQIACGTALLLPGFLLAPSVALTAHNLPLVLYAGLLASTLAPWFWMHGLLRLGADKTAVLMNLTPVFTAVLAVLLLGEPLQAYHWIGGVLTLLGVTVAQVLRQKPAVALRSRECAG
- a CDS encoding PP2C family serine/threonine-protein phosphatase; this translates as MAWRIYAASATGTSHVGKGIPCQDAFAFEADGERLVAVVCDGAGSASRSDQGSRVVADTVTRVLGERLRGDCAVLDDEDAFEASASEAIQTARAALIELADADKASLSSYAATLVGFAGDAQRGWFFHIGDGIGVAEAESADAPGVVSAPENGEYSNETYFVTGDAWRQHLRVLAVTAPTARLALMSDGAMPFAMDKGNTGLFKPFIEPVARYLASVGEDDGSRALLGTLDDPRTHGITSDDKTLLIALRG
- a CDS encoding DNA-binding protein gives rise to the protein MSLVSGQTILIGSRRSRLGKLIKSGGAGSVYLLPDDANAVAKIYHARVDPPSYTDRIEAMLDLRPHLPDQIEGGKRYVQIAWPDAVVRDERGKFAGFTMPALDVDSTSELEQVLQERQARAAGLPVGLGHKITLAANLAAVLAALHQQHHCVVDLKPVNLRFYRASLYIALLDCDGFSIQGRGRRYSAPQYTPDYLAPEYQAHKLDEAGEETQDRFALAVVIFQLLNFGIHPYSGKPSSDRVPTDIPGRIRERCYAYGLRANRIMAPSPVSAHASMPRELRGLFDRAFGDTPSARPPSSEWRDALRAYAQPSSGRLVVCGRNREHQHYAGQPCASCIRLDLLSKTARKAKPRPATQPQDLPRGWAAVMRTPVATPQPRPRPQPAPRRFGARPPLPSSMPPSLLQQQMPSSASTTRGYRLQTSRLVATARAAMILVVPLVFAALSYLLQGYYASLRGAATSPLDSWMNQILLTLMGIGFVVFCYLFLVVLPRMIKNR